The following coding sequences lie in one Zingiber officinale cultivar Zhangliang chromosome 2B, Zo_v1.1, whole genome shotgun sequence genomic window:
- the LOC122046800 gene encoding ACT domain-containing protein ACR10-like: protein MGIPSDEVVIIRPPESPGGPSLITVSCPDKTGLGCDLCRVILLFGLSIVRGDFSTDGRWCYVLLWVAERGRKETRWDLLKKRLVAVCPSVSPPLVSEINSSDQEMDAEQKPQVFLLKFSCYDRMGLLHDVTEVLCELELTIRRVKVSTTPDGTVMDLFLITDTRELLHTQSRREDACNRLRAILGDSMCSCEIELASEEIASCLQASSSLPPSITEDMLTLEIQDESSNAVPQSSFLSVSVDNSLSHAHSLIQIQCYDHKGLLYDIMRTLKDYNMQVSYGRFNTKENGNCNVDLLVVQNDGKKIVDPNKQVALCSRLRMELSSPLRVTLVSRGPDIELLVANPVEICGKGRPLVFYDITYALKLLEIRIFLAEIGRHVIGDREWEIYRVHLGDDHELCASKDKIVDGVTKMLMGWH from the exons ATGGGCATCCCGAGCGACGAGGTCGTGATCATTCGGCCACCGGAGAGCCCGGGAGGCCCGAGCTTGATCACCGTCAGCTGCCCCGATAAGACCGGCCTCGGATGCGACCTCTGCCGCGTCATTCTGCTCTTCGGGCTGAGCATTGTGCGGGGAG ATTTCAGCACGGATGGGAGATGGTGCTATGTGCTGTTGTGGGTTGCGGAGAGAGGGAGGAAGGAGACGAGGTGGGACTTGTTGAAGAAGAGACTTGTGGCAGTCTGCCCGTCGGTTTCGCCACCGTTGGTGAGTGAAATCAATAGCAGTGATCAAGAGATGGATGCGGAGCAGAAACCGCAGGTCTTTCTGCTCAAGTTTTCCTGCTACGATAGGATGGGCCTTTTGCACG ATGTGACTGAGGTATTATGTGAGTTGGAGCTTACAATTCGGAGGGTGAAGGTATCCACGACACCAGATGGGACAGTCATGGACCTGTTCTTAATCACAGACACCCG GGAACTTCTACACACACAGAGCAGGAGGGAAGATGCATGCAATCGGCTCAGAGCTATTTTAGGAGATTCTATGTGCAGTTGTGAGATTGAACTGGCAAGTGAAGAAATTGCTTCTTGTTTGCAAGCATCATCTTCTCTACCGCCTTCTATAACAGAGGATATGCTTACCCTAGAAATCCAGGATGAATCTTCCAACGCTGTTCCTCAGTCCTCTTTTCTCTCAGTTTCAGTCGACAACTCTCTCAGCCATGCTCATTCTCTTATTCAAATCCAATGTTATGACCATAAGGGCCTGCTCTATGACATCATGAGAACTCTCAAAGATTACAACATGCAG GTCTCATACGGGCGATTCAATACAAAGGAAAATGGAAACTGCAACGTAGATTTACTTGTGGTTCAAAATGACGGAAAGAAGATTGTTGATCCAAACAAACAGGTTGCCCTTTGTTCTCGCTTGAGGATGGAGCTTTCTAGTCCTTTGCGTGTGACTTTGGTTAGCCGGGGTCCCGACATAGAACTTTTAGTAGCAAATCCAGTTGAAATATGTGGCAAGGGTCGGCCTCTTGTCTTCTATGATATCACTTATGCACTCAAACTACTCGAGATAAGAATTTTTCTG GCAGAGATTGGCAGGCATGTCATCGGCGACAGAGAATGGGAAATCTACAGAGTTCACCTTGGAGATGATCATGAGCTCTGTGCATCAAAGGACAAAATTGTTGACGGAGTCACAAAAATGTTAATGGGTTGGCACTAA
- the LOC122046801 gene encoding proliferating cell nuclear antigen-like isoform X2: MLELRLPQGGLLKKVLEAMRELVTDANFDCSRSGISLQAMDSTHVALVALLLSADSFDHFRCDRSRSIGMNLNCLAKILRCAANDDVLTLKADDDSDTVVFIFENPIVISVTKEGVKFSTTGDIGSANIVCRQNTTVDKPEESMIIEMNDPVSLAFALRYLNAFTKATPLSNSVKICMSSDLPVVVEYKIAEMGYIRYYLAPKIEDDDQT, translated from the exons ATGTTGGAGCTGCGGCTGCCCCAGGGAGGGCTCCTGAAGAAGGTTCTCGAGGCGATGCGGGAGCTGGTCACCGACGCTAACTTCGACTGCTCCCGCTCCGGCATCTCCCTCCAGGCCATGGATTCCACCCACGTCGCCCTCGTCGCCCTCCTCCTCAGCGCCGACTCCTTCGACCATTTCCGCTGCGACCGCAGCCGATCCATCGGCATGAACCTCAACTGCCTCGCCAAGATCCTCCGATGCGCCGCCAACGACGACGTCCTCACCCTCAAGGCCGACGACGACTCCGATACTGTCGTTTTCATCTTCGAGAACCCCA TTGTAATTTCTGTAACTAAGGAAGGAGTGAAATTCTCTACTACAGGCGACATTGGGAGTGCAAATATCGTTTGCCGTCAGAACACTACTGTAgataaa CCAGAGGAATCCATGATAATTGAAATGAATGATCCAGTTTCATTGGCATTTGCTCTTCGTTATCTGAATGCCTTTACAAAAGCAACACCTTTGTCGAACAGTGTTAAAATCTGCATGTCTTCGGATCTTCCGGTGGTGGTCGAGTATAAGATTGCAGAGATGGGGTATATCAGATACTACTTGGCTCCAAAGATAGAAGATGATGATCAGACCTGa
- the LOC122046801 gene encoding proliferating cell nuclear antigen-like isoform X1, with protein sequence MLELRLPQGGLLKKVLEAMRELVTDANFDCSRSGISLQAMDSTHVALVALLLSADSFDHFRCDRSRSIGMNLNCLAKILRCAANDDVLTLKADDDSDTVVFIFENPKQNKITDFEMKLMDIQSEHLGIPEAQYQAIIKMSSQEFARICKDLSSIGDTVVISVTKEGVKFSTTGDIGSANIVCRQNTTVDKPEESMIIEMNDPVSLAFALRYLNAFTKATPLSNSVKICMSSDLPVVVEYKIAEMGYIRYYLAPKIEDDDQT encoded by the exons ATGTTGGAGCTGCGGCTGCCCCAGGGAGGGCTCCTGAAGAAGGTTCTCGAGGCGATGCGGGAGCTGGTCACCGACGCTAACTTCGACTGCTCCCGCTCCGGCATCTCCCTCCAGGCCATGGATTCCACCCACGTCGCCCTCGTCGCCCTCCTCCTCAGCGCCGACTCCTTCGACCATTTCCGCTGCGACCGCAGCCGATCCATCGGCATGAACCTCAACTGCCTCGCCAAGATCCTCCGATGCGCCGCCAACGACGACGTCCTCACCCTCAAGGCCGACGACGACTCCGATACTGTCGTTTTCATCTTCGAGAACCCCA AACAGAATAAAATTACAGACTTTGAAATGAAGTTGATGGACATCCAGAGTGAGCACTTAGGTATTCCTGAAGCACAATATCAAGCTATTATAAAGATGTCATCACAGGAGTTTGCACGAATATGCAAAGATCTGAGTTCCATTGGTGACACTG TTGTAATTTCTGTAACTAAGGAAGGAGTGAAATTCTCTACTACAGGCGACATTGGGAGTGCAAATATCGTTTGCCGTCAGAACACTACTGTAgataaa CCAGAGGAATCCATGATAATTGAAATGAATGATCCAGTTTCATTGGCATTTGCTCTTCGTTATCTGAATGCCTTTACAAAAGCAACACCTTTGTCGAACAGTGTTAAAATCTGCATGTCTTCGGATCTTCCGGTGGTGGTCGAGTATAAGATTGCAGAGATGGGGTATATCAGATACTACTTGGCTCCAAAGATAGAAGATGATGATCAGACCTGa
- the LOC122046802 gene encoding elicitor-responsive protein 3-like gives MVQGTLHVLLVSAKGLDDADFLGNMDPYAILTCRSQEQKSSIASGAGNEPEWNETFVFTVSDSTTDLIIKLFDKDTFSSDDFVGETKILLDTVFAEGNLPPTVYNVVKDQEYRGEIKVGLTFTPSEDRSLDFGEEEFGGWKQSSRE, from the exons ATGGTTCAGGGGACGCTCCATGTGCTGCTCGTCAGCGCCAAGGGCCTCGATGACGCCGATTTCTTAG GTAATATGGATCCTTATGCCATCCTTACTTGTCGTAGTCAGGAACAGAAAAGCAGTATTGCCTCAG GTGCAGGAAATGAACCTGAATGGAACGAGACATTTGTGTTTACTGTTTCAGACAGCACCACAGACCTTATCATTAAGCTCTTTGACAAGGATACTTTTTCAAGTGATGATTTTGTAGGAGAAACAAA GATTCTCTTGGATACAGTTTTTGCTGAAGGAAATCTCCCACCGACTGTTTACAATGTGGTCAAAGATCAGGAATATCGTGGAGAAATCAAAGTCGGGCTCACTTTCACCCCATCG GAAGATCGATCATTGGACTTTGGGGAGGAAGAATTCGGGGGATGGAAACAGTCATCACGTGAATAG